A genomic stretch from Ovis canadensis isolate MfBH-ARS-UI-01 breed Bighorn chromosome 5, ARS-UI_OviCan_v2, whole genome shotgun sequence includes:
- the PGLYRP2 gene encoding N-acetylmuramoyl-L-alanine amidase translates to MSFGNWKPTVVVQGILWILYGLLLQPEPGTATLPLLMDSVIQALAELEQKVPATEAGHSVAAWLLSAQGSGTHSPLHHFLLEGKRLNITELDPPSLSPELRGLMGEVARHSMQDGKEYGVVLAPDGSTVAVEPLLAGLWAGLQGHRIVNLSLESTATPPDAGVTFPDLGDTSPGLSNASPDVTSVDVGAVSPNVSTKYLDVGATSPEVRPGSPEVQASSPDTKAKLPTAVDSLLVVTLAGDLGLNFLQGPQTWNHSGLGAEGCWDQLSVPRTFTLMDPEASPLTTAFLNGALDGVLLGDYLSRTPEPRPALSHLLSQYYGAGIAGDPGFRSNFRRHNGAALTSAPTLTQQVWGALILLQRLEPAHPHLQGMSQEELAQVATHATKEFTEAFLGCPAIHPRCRWGAAPYQGLPTPLKLPLGFLYAHHTYLPAPPCTSFERCAADMRSMQRFHQQTRGWADIGYSFVVGSDGYVYEGRGWHWVGAHTLGHNSRGFGVAFIGNYTAVLPSEAALRAVRDELPRCAIRAGLLRPDYALLGHRQLVRTECPGDLLFNLLRTWPRFDKNVKPRTARRASSISKRRPPPTILLSTDLQ, encoded by the exons ATGTCCTTTGGAAATTGGAAGCCCACAGTGGTGGTCCAGGGTATACTCTGGATCCTGTATGGATTGCTGCTGCAGCCGGAGCCAGGGACAG CGaccctgcccctgctcatggaCTCTGTCATCCAGGCCCTGGCTGAGCTGGAGCAGAAGGTGCCAGCCACTGAGGCTGGCCATAGTGTCGCTGCATGGCTGCTGTCAGCCCAGGGCTCTGGTACCCACAGTCCCCTCCATCACTTCCTGCTGGAGGGGAAGCGTCTCAACATCACCGAGCTGGATCCTCCTTCGCTGAGCCCAGAGCTTCGAGGCCTGATGGGAGAGGTGGCGAGACATAGCATGCAGGATGGGAAGGAATATGGGGTGGTACTAGCACCCGATGGCTCGACTGTGGCTGTGGAGCCTCTTCTGGCAGGGCTTTGGGCAGGCCTTCAGGGACACAGAATCGTAAACCTCTCCTTAGAGAGCACGGCCACCCCTCCGGATGCTGGAGTCACCTTTCCAGACCTTGGCGACACCTCCCCAGGGCTCAGCAATGCCTCTCCTGATGTCACCTCTGTGGATGTCGGAGCTGTGTCTCCAAATGTTAGCACCAAATATCTAGATGTAGGAGCCACCTCTCCAGAAGTTAGACCTGGCTCTCCAGAGGTCCAAGCCTCCTCTCCAGATACCAAGGCCAAGTTACCAACCGCTGTGGACAGCCTCCTCGTGGTCACCCTGGCCGGGGACCTGGGCCTGAACTTCCTCCAGGGCCCTCAGACCTGGAATCATTCTGGACTGGGAGCTGAGGGATGCTGGGACCAGCTCTCTGTTCCCAGGACCTTCACGCTTATGGATCCTGAGGCATCACCCCTCACCACGGCCTTCCTCAACGGTGCCCTGGACGGAGTCCTCCTTGGAGACTATCTGAGCCGGACCCCTGAGCCCCGGCCAGCCCTCAGTCACCTGCTGAGCCAGTACTATGGAGCTGGGATAGCTGGAGACCCAGGATTTCGGAGCAACTTCCGACGGCACAACGGAGCTGCTCTGACTTCGGCCCCCACCCTGACCCAGCAAGTATGGGGGGCCCTCATCCTGCTACAAAGATTAGAGCCAGCACACCCTCATCTACAGGGCATGAGCCAAGAAGAGCTGGCACAGGTGGCCACCCATGCTACCAAGGAGTTCACTGAGGCTTTCCTAG GGTGTCCAGCAATCCACCCGCGTTGCCGCTGGGGTGCCGCACCGTACCAGGGTCTCCCGACGCCGCTGAAGCTGCCTCTCGGGTTCTTGTATGCGCACCACACGTACTTGCCCGCGCCACCCTGCACCAGCTTTGAGCGCTGCGCCGCAGACATGCGCTCTATGCAACGTTTCCACCAGCAGACACGCGGCTGGGCCGACATAGGATACAG TTTCGTGGTGGGCTCAGACGGCTACGTGTACGAGGGCCGCGGATGGCACTGGGTGGGTGCGCACACACTCGGCCACAACTCCCGCGGCTTCGGCGTGGCCTTTATAGGCAACTACACCGCGGTGCTGCCCTCAGAGGCCGCGCTGCGAGCGGTGCGAGACGAGCTCCCGCGCTGCGCTATACGCGCCGGCCTCCTGAGGCCAGACTATGCGCTGCTAGGCCACCGCCAGCTCGTGCGCACTGAGTGCCCTGGAGACCTGCTCTTCAACCTGCTGCGCACCTGGCCGCGCTTCGACAAG AACGTGAAACCAAGAACTGCCAGGAGGGCCTCCAGCATATCCAAGAGAAGACCACCTCCAACGATACTGCTATCCACTGACCTCCAATAA